The following proteins are encoded in a genomic region of Dioscorea cayenensis subsp. rotundata cultivar TDr96_F1 chromosome 8, TDr96_F1_v2_PseudoChromosome.rev07_lg8_w22 25.fasta, whole genome shotgun sequence:
- the LOC120266589 gene encoding pentatricopeptide repeat-containing protein At5g44230 — MSAAFRHCRHRELEALLFSAISSASSISQLNQAHTLLYRLGLHQSSYLVAKLLRRLVDLRSLSNSYALAVFSQVPAPNSFLWTALIRTSAAAAAFGPPCPHPLVLYSLMRRALPPPPPLSFTFSALLKFCSTSRSIAMGSQLHAQTIFIGGFNEDLFVQNTLIDLYVQCGQLDLARKVFDEMLVRDIISWTSLIVAYTRHGDMGSAEELFGESPVKDMVAWTAMVTGYSQNARPSEALAAFEQMRMAGVAIDEVSLVGAISACAQLGVVKRAEGVRQIVQDYGFEKNLVVGSALVDMYAKCGLIDEARRIFNAMDNRNVYTYSTMIAGLASHGKALDAIKVFDEMTMRTEVKPNRVTLIGVLTACSHAGMVEAGRRYFTSISEVYGITPDADHYACMVDLLGRAGNAEEALELARTMPVEPNGGVWGALLGACRIHGKPHIAKIAAEKLFELEPDAIGNYVLLSNVYASAGMWNEVSNVRKLMRGRGLRKNPASSWMEARDGVVHEFFAGDGSHPMSREIKAALEELINRLKCRGYTPILSSIVYDVSESEKRRLLNGHSEKLALAFGLLTVDTGGTIRIVKNIRICEDCHLVMCLASSSENREIVVRDNMRFHHFKDGVCSCGGFW; from the coding sequence ATGTCCGCCGCCTTCCGCCATTGCCGCCACCGCGAGCTCGAAGCCCTCCTCTTCTCCGCCATCTCCTCCGCCTCCTCTATTTCTCAGCTCAACCAAGCCCACACTCTTCTCTACCGCCTTGGTCTTCACCAGAGCAGCTACCTCGTTGCCAAGCTTCTCCGCCGCCTCGTCGACCTTCGTTCCCTGTCGAATTCCTACGCCCTTGCCGTCTTTTCCCAAGTCCCCGCCCCCAACTCCTTCCTCTGGACCGCCCTCATCCGCAcctccgccgccgccgccgccttCGGCCCGCCATGCCCTCATCCCCTCGTCCTTTACTCCCTCATGCGTCGCGCGCTCCCCCCTCCCCCTCCACTCTCCTTCACCTTCTCCGCCCTTCTCAAGTTCTGCTCCACTTCCCGCTCCATCGCCATGGGCTCCCAGCTCCACGCGCAGACCATCTTCATTGGCGGCTTCAATGAAGACCTTTTCGTCCAGAACACCCTCATCGATCTCTACGTGCAGTGTGGCCAACTCGATCTCGCTCGCAAGGTGTTCGACGAAATGCTTGTTAGAGATATCATCTCTTGGACTTCCTTGATTGTTGCTTATACCAGGCATGGCGATATGGGTTCCGCGGAGGAGCTGTTTGGAGAGTCTCCAGTGAAGGATATGGTCGCCTGGACGGCGATGGTCACCGGGTATTCGCAGAATGCCCGCCCAAGTGAGGCATTGGCGGCGTTTGAGCAGATGCGAATGGCCGGTGTTGCCATTGATGAGGTCTCTCTTGTTGGTGCTATCTCTGCTTGTGCGCAGTTGGGCGTCGTGAAACGCGCGGAAGGTGTTCGACAGATTGTGCAGGACTATGGATTCGAGAAAAATTTAGTGGTTGGCTCTGCGTTAGTGGATATGTATGCTAAATGCGGCCTCATTGATGAAGCTCGCAGGATTTTCAATGCAATGGATAATCGGAACGTGTACACTTACAGTACAATGATCGCCGGACTTGCCTCACATGGCAAGGCTCTGGATGCTATcaaagtgtttgatgaaatgacGATGAGAACGGAGGTAAAGCCTAATAGAGTGACATTAATAGGAGTTCTCACAGCTTGTAGTCATGCCGGGATGGTGGAAGCCGGAAGGCGATATTTCACAAGTATTAGTGAAGTCTATGGCATTACTCCTGATGCTGATCACTATGCTTGCATGGTAGACTTGTTAGGCAGAGCAGGCAATGCCGAAGAAGCTCTAGAGCTTGCAAGAACAATGCCGGTAGAGCCTAATGGTGGCGTCTGGGGTGCATTGCTTGGTGCTTGTCGAATTCATGGAAAGCCTCACATTGCAAAGATTGCTGCAGAAAAGCTCTTTGAGCTTGAACCTGATGCCATTGGAAACTATGTACTGTTATCCAATGTTTATGCATCTGCCGGGATGTGGAATGAAGTGTCAAATGTGAGGAAGTTGATGAGGGGAAGAGGGTTGAGAAAGAACCCGGCTTCGAGCTGGATGGAAGCTAGAGATGGTGTGGTGCATGAGTTCTTTGCAGGTGATGGTTCTCACCCAATGTCACGCGAAATCAAAGCTGCATTGGAAGAGCTTATAAACAGATTGAAGTGTAGAGGTTACACGCCGATATTGAGCTCAATTGTGTATGATGTTAGCGAAAGCGAGAAGCGAAGATTGCTCAATGGGCACAGCGAGAAGCTGGCATTGGCATTCGGTCTGCTCACAGTCGATACCGGAGGAACTATTAGGATTGTTAAGAACATTAGGATTTGTGAGGATTGTCATTTGGTGATGTGCCTTGCATCTTCATCAGAAAACAGAGAGATTGTTGTGAGGGACAACATGAGATTTCACCATTTCAAAGATGGAGTGTGCTCTTGTGGTGGTTTCTGGTGA
- the LOC120266540 gene encoding squamosa promoter-binding-like protein 10: MMNNNRTNSLDSYIHQPPFMPFSSPETSSQKHHHMWNLEPQSSQTLNTTHHQNQHLYFNNSQLLDCTPPLLPMANTVPFYTPPMPSYREDHEVVGVGSQIGLNLGHRTYFSSGDALALGRLWGRSRAGYAFGHHPPPRCQADGCGADLSGAKHYHRRHKVCEFHSKAAVVIFAGGVQQRFCQQCSRFHELSEFDETKRSCRKRLADHNRRRRKPKPQTTNTSSSSSLNDNLQDKSKPSSKPTRDSSSTSKSSSKTSLDFEAQQSYHLSNNSPALSLGGVGRVNQFNHGSMLSISDEKESHFSNGFFPNQSISEASTINHLHLGQTMFNMDFI; this comes from the exons ATGATGAACAATAACAGAACAAACTCTCTAGATTCATACATCCATCAACCACCTTTCATGCCATTCTCTAGTCCTGAAACAAGCTCTCAAAAACATCATCACATGTGGAACTTAGAACCACAAAGCTCACAAACACTTAACACCACTCATCACCAAAACCAACACTTATACTTCAATAATTCTCAGTTGTTAGATTGCACTCCTCCTCTTCTCCCTATGGCTAATACTGTTCCATTTTATACTCCTCCTATGCCAAGTTACCGAGAGGATCATGAGGTCGTAGGTGTCGGAAGCCAAATAGGCCTTAATTTAGGCCACCGGACTTATTTCTCGTCCGGAGATGCACTGGCTTTAGGGAGGCTTTGGGGAAGATCAAGGGCCGGGTATGCCTTCGGACACCACCCGCCGCCGAGATGCCAAGCTGATGGTTGTGGTGCTGATCTTTCAGGTGCTAAACATTATCATAGGAGGCATAAGGTTTGTGAGTTTCATTCTAAGGCAGCTGTTGTTATCTTTGCTGGTGGTGTGCAACAAAGGTTTTGTCAACAGTGCAGCAG GTTCCATGAGCTCTCAGAGTTTGATGAAACCAAGAGAAGCTGCAGGAAAAGACTAGCAGACCACaacaggagaagaagaaagcccAAGCCTCAAACAACCAACACATCAAGCTCCTCAAGCCTCAATGACAATCTCCAAGACAAGAGCAAACCATCTTCAAAACCAACAAGAGATTCTTCAT CAACCAGCAAATCCAGCAGCAAAACAAGCTTGGATTTTGAGGCACAACAAAGCTACCATTTGAGCAATAACAGCCCAGCACTGTCTCTTGGGGGAGTTGGGAGAGTGAATCAGTTCAACCATGGCTCCATGCTTTCCATTTCTGATGAGAAGGAAAGCCACTTCTCCAATGGCTTTTTTCCCAATCAGAGCATCAGTGAAGCTTCCACCATTAACCACCTTCATCTTGGCCAAACCATGTTCAATATGGACTTCATTTAA
- the LOC120266541 gene encoding uncharacterized protein LOC120266541 isoform X2 — protein MDDMGTKFQSQLPLNYFNNCNQHQDSMDTSLEKNHSNKETMKNIILKHEEMFKHQVHELHRLYRIQKTLMKDLLNKESRDTRACFPGFKVGVEDSLTDEEENELELTLSIGCAANKKKSKLITGRFCFH, from the exons atGGATG ACATGGGCACCAAATTTCAATCCCAATTGCCACTCAATTACTTCAACAACTGCAACCAGCATCAAGACTCAATGGATACATCACTAGAAAAAAACCACTCCAACAAAGaaactatgaaaaatataattctgAAACATGAAGAGATGTTCAAACATCAG GTGCATGAACTCCATCGATTATACAGAATTCAGAAGACGCTAATGAAGGATCTGCTAAACAAGGAGAGCAGAGACACAAGAGCCTGTTTTCCGGGCTTCAAAGTCGGAGTCGAAGATTCATTGACagatgaagaagagaatgaaCTTGAGTTGACATTAAGCATTGGCTGTGCtgcaaacaagaagaaatcaaaGCTGATCACTGGACGTTTTTGTTTCCATTAA
- the LOC120266541 gene encoding uncharacterized protein LOC120266541 isoform X1, with protein sequence MDDMGTKFQSQLPLNYFNNCNQHQDSMDTSLEKNHSNKETMKNIILKHEEMFKHQVYIICLMQSGFVCLNSIDLWTQCQVHELHRLYRIQKTLMKDLLNKESRDTRACFPGFKVGVEDSLTDEEENELELTLSIGCAANKKKSKLITGRFCFH encoded by the exons atGGATG ACATGGGCACCAAATTTCAATCCCAATTGCCACTCAATTACTTCAACAACTGCAACCAGCATCAAGACTCAATGGATACATCACTAGAAAAAAACCACTCCAACAAAGaaactatgaaaaatataattctgAAACATGAAGAGATGTTCAAACATCAGGTATATATAATATGTCTCATGCAGTCAGGTTTTGTATGTTTGAATTCCATTGATTTATGGACTCAATGTCAGGTGCATGAACTCCATCGATTATACAGAATTCAGAAGACGCTAATGAAGGATCTGCTAAACAAGGAGAGCAGAGACACAAGAGCCTGTTTTCCGGGCTTCAAAGTCGGAGTCGAAGATTCATTGACagatgaagaagagaatgaaCTTGAGTTGACATTAAGCATTGGCTGTGCtgcaaacaagaagaaatcaaaGCTGATCACTGGACGTTTTTGTTTCCATTAA
- the LOC120267011 gene encoding probable protein-S-isoprenylcysteine O-methyltransferase encodes MAALELARVAMARAELWEFGVAILFFHASEYALAVAFHGRNNVNLSSLLISKHYVIAMGCALVEYIVELVFFPELKENWLVNNVGLVMVLVGEVVRKAGVITAGRAFTHNIRIYHEDHHELITHGIYRFIRHPGYCGFFVWATGTQVMLCNPICIVAFALVTWRFFSSRIRYEEFFLRQFFGRQYEEYANEVPSGLPFIK; translated from the exons ATGGCGGCACTGGAGCTCGCGAGGGTGGCAATGGCGCGCGCGGAGCTGTGGGAATTCGGGGTGGCGATCTTGTTCTTCCATGCCTCCGAGTATGCGCTCGCTGTTGCATTCCATGGCCGCAACAACGTCAACCTCAGTT CACTTCTTATTAGCAAGCATTATGTCATTGCAATGGGGTGTGCATTGGTGGAGTACATTGTAGAGCTGGTCTTCTTCCCTGAATTGAAGGAAAATTGGTTGGTTAACAATGTTGGCTTGGTGATGGTTCTGGTTGGGGAGGTTGTAAGGAAAGCTGGGGTCATTACCGCTGGCCGTGCCTTCACTCACAACATCAGAATCTATCATGAAGATCATCATGAATTGATAACTCATGGAATTTAtag GTTCATCCGACATCCTGGCTATTGTGGTTTTTTCGTCTGGGCTACTGGGACCCAGGTTATGCTCTGCAACCCCATATGCATAGTTGCTTTTGCATTGGTTACTTGGCGGTTCTTTTCTTCTCGTATTCG ATATGAGGAGTTCTTCTTGAGACAGTTCTTTGGACGCCAATATGAAGAGTATGCCAATGAAGTTCCTTCTGGTCTTCCTTTCATAAAGTGA
- the LOC120267013 gene encoding uncharacterized protein LOC120267013 encodes MRCGSIFAFSGNENFLMNLPALLSIRRDLGERKRKKKKVDKRNQFFVVVSVLVHQMWNPNKSLNAIPHLLHLSLLINLQVSAEVHGKPANEIVDIINQNRTSNKLPKLYDSAGLGCMALQYISECTVGEWVASCSQRASSKCTIEDVFWPNEEKSFNANTPGDYICP; translated from the exons ATGAGGTGCGGATCTATATTTGCATTCTCCGGCAACGAGAACTTTCTTATGAACTTGCCAGCCCTTCTCTCCATCCGCAG AGATTTGGgggaaaggaaaaggaaaaaaaaaaaagtagataaaagAAATCAATTCTTTGTGGTTGTTTCTGTTCTGGTCCACCAAATGTGGAATCCCAACAAGTCCTTGAACGCCATccctcatcttctccatctctcACTGCTCATCAATCTCCAAGTTTCTGCTGAAGTTCATG GAAAGCCTGCTAATGAGATTGTGGACATCATAAATCAGAATAGAACATCAAACAAGCTACCAAAATTGTATGATAGTGCAGGACTAGGCTGCATGGCTTTGCAATATATATCTGAATGCACAGTTG GAGAATGGGTTGCTTCATGTTCCCAAAGAGCAAGCTCAAAATGCACAATCGAAGATGTTTTCTGGCCCAATGAAGAAAAATCTTTCAATGCTAATACCCCAGGTGACTATATATGCCCATGA
- the LOC120267180 gene encoding receptor-like protein 4, with translation MALVFVTSTSIAICFHNTGHGDPSVLSIEILQVDDNAYSFDPTHEKGTVLRTVKRLTCGIGKPAFDEDYDKDHWGGDRFWLGVKTFDQGSDMEISTESKIIQASLPPNFYLERLYQSAIVSNDRQPEISFQMEVDPNKNYSIWLHFAEIDPRITKEGQRVFDILFNGDLKFNDVDVIQMAGKQFAALVLNRTIAVTGRTLTVTLRPANGSHAIINAIEVSLR, from the coding sequence atggcattAGTATTCGTCACTAGTACATCGATTGCTATCTGCTTCCATAACACTGGTCATGGAGACCCGTCCGTCCTTTCTATTGAAATTCTTCAAGTTGATGACAATGCATATTCTTTTGATCCAACTCACGAAAAGGGAACCGTACTCAGAACTGTTAAAAGATTGACATGTGGTATTGGGAAACCAGCGTTTGATGAAGATTATGATAAAGATCACTGGGGTGGAGACAGATTCTGGTTAGGAGTTAAAACTTTTGACCAAGGCTCTGATATGGAGATTTCAACAGAGAGTAAGATCATTCAAGCGTCGCTTCCACCAAACTTTTACCTGGAAAGACTGTATCAATCAGCAATTGTTAGCAATGACAGGCAACCAGAAATATCATTTCAGATGGAGGTGGACCCGaacaaaaattattcaatttggCTTCACTTTGCTGAGATAGATCCCAGGATCACCAAAGAAGGACAAAGAGTCTTTGACATATTATTTAACGGTGATCTTAAATTTAATGATGTGGATGTCATTCAGATGGCAGGAAAACAATTTGCTGCTCTTGTTCTCAATCGAACTATTGCTGTGACTGGGAGGACCTTGACAGTGACCTTACGTCCAGCAAACGGAAGTCACGCAATCATTAACGCAATTGAAGTCTCTTTGCGATGA
- the LOC120266405 gene encoding probable protein-S-isoprenylcysteine O-methyltransferase isoform X1 has translation MAAMELARAALERTEVWQFGVVILFFHVSEYALAVAFHGLSNVTRSTLMMDLEYVIMIACAFVEYTIELAIFPALKNQWLSKAGLVMVLVGEAIRKISILTAGRAFTHTIRTHHEDHHKLITHGIYKFMRHPGYCGYFITAAGTQVLLCNPICIVPIVVGTWQFFSSRIQYEELFLRQFFGPRYEEYCNRVPSGLPFVK, from the exons ATGGCGGCAATGGAACTCGCCAGGGCAGCATTGGAGCGTACTGAGGTTTGGCAATTTGGTGTGGTGATCTTATTCTTCCATGTTTCTGAGTACGCGCTCGCCGTTGCTTTTCATGGCCTCTCCAACGTGACCCGCAGTA CGCTTATGATGGATCTGGAGTATGTGATTATGATAGCGTGTGCATTTGTGGAATATACAATAGAGCTTGCTATCTTCCCGGCATTGAAAAATCAGTGGCTCAGCAAAGCTGGCTTGGTAATGGTCCTAGTCGGGGAGGCTATAAGAAAAATCAGTATATTGACTGCAGGCCGTGCCTTCACGCACACCATCAGAACTCATCATGAAGATCATCACAAGTTGATAACTCATGGAATTTATAA GTTCATGCGACATCCCGGCTATTGTGGTTATTTCATCACGGCTGCCGGGACTCAGGTTTTGCTCTGCAATCCCATATGCATAGTTCCTATTGTAGTTGGCACTTGGCAATTCTTTAGTTCTCGTATTCA ATATGAGGAATTGTTTTTGAGACAGTTCTTTGGGCCTCGATATGAAGAGTATTGTAATAGAGTTCCTTCTGGTCTTCCTTTTGTAAAGTGA
- the LOC120266405 gene encoding probable protein-S-isoprenylcysteine O-methyltransferase isoform X3: MAAMELARAALERTEVWQFGVVILFFHVSEYALAVAFHGLSNVTRSTLMMDLEYVIMIACAFVEYTIELAIFPALKNQWLSKAGLVMVLVGEAIRKISILTAGRAFTHTIRTHHEDHHKLITHGIYKFMRHPGYCGYFITAAGTQLVCVYWVMNTSVCYAWSCGC, from the exons ATGGCGGCAATGGAACTCGCCAGGGCAGCATTGGAGCGTACTGAGGTTTGGCAATTTGGTGTGGTGATCTTATTCTTCCATGTTTCTGAGTACGCGCTCGCCGTTGCTTTTCATGGCCTCTCCAACGTGACCCGCAGTA CGCTTATGATGGATCTGGAGTATGTGATTATGATAGCGTGTGCATTTGTGGAATATACAATAGAGCTTGCTATCTTCCCGGCATTGAAAAATCAGTGGCTCAGCAAAGCTGGCTTGGTAATGGTCCTAGTCGGGGAGGCTATAAGAAAAATCAGTATATTGACTGCAGGCCGTGCCTTCACGCACACCATCAGAACTCATCATGAAGATCATCACAAGTTGATAACTCATGGAATTTATAA GTTCATGCGACATCCCGGCTATTGTGGTTATTTCATCACGGCTGCCGGGACTCAG CTTGTCTGTGTATATTGGGTGATGAATACGTCTGTATGTTATGCGTGGAGCTGCGGCTGTTGA
- the LOC120266405 gene encoding uncharacterized protein LOC120266405 isoform X4, with the protein MAAMELARAALERTEVWQFGVVILFFHVSEYALAVAFHGLSNVTRSTCLCILGDEYVCMLCVELRLLSVKGRFVLSAVPSSYYSGQLDSQHALSSWKIPCDAFSEGMLSRSRSGHHLFPAFFFLHYVELKSVLFISFGANCM; encoded by the exons ATGGCGGCAATGGAACTCGCCAGGGCAGCATTGGAGCGTACTGAGGTTTGGCAATTTGGTGTGGTGATCTTATTCTTCCATGTTTCTGAGTACGCGCTCGCCGTTGCTTTTCATGGCCTCTCCAACGTGACCCGCAGTA CTTGTCTGTGTATATTGGGTGATGAATACGTCTGTATGTTATGCGTGGAGCTGCGGCTGTTGAGTGTGAAAGGAAGGTTTGTACTGTCTGCTGTTCCTTCTAGTTATTATAGTGGCCAATTGGATTCTCAACATGCTCTTTCAAGTTGGAAGATTCCTTGTGATGCATTTTCAGAAG GCATGCTCTCCCGTTCAAGATCTGGTCATCATCTTTttcctgcttttttttttttacattatgtTGAACTGAAATctgttttgtttatttcttttggtgCAAATTGTATGTGA
- the LOC120266405 gene encoding probable protein-S-isoprenylcysteine O-methyltransferase isoform X2, producing MHIDGVYVEQMGNAERMGSSGDAFGLKKTDFRALMMDLEYVIMIACAFVEYTIELAIFPALKNQWLSKAGLVMVLVGEAIRKISILTAGRAFTHTIRTHHEDHHKLITHGIYKFMRHPGYCGYFITAAGTQVLLCNPICIVPIVVGTWQFFSSRIQYEELFLRQFFGPRYEEYCNRVPSGLPFVK from the exons ATGCACATTGATGGAGTTTATGTTGAACAAATGGGCAATGCGGAG AGAATGGGGAGTTCAGGAGATGCGTTTGGGTTAAAAAAGACGGATTTCAGAG CGCTTATGATGGATCTGGAGTATGTGATTATGATAGCGTGTGCATTTGTGGAATATACAATAGAGCTTGCTATCTTCCCGGCATTGAAAAATCAGTGGCTCAGCAAAGCTGGCTTGGTAATGGTCCTAGTCGGGGAGGCTATAAGAAAAATCAGTATATTGACTGCAGGCCGTGCCTTCACGCACACCATCAGAACTCATCATGAAGATCATCACAAGTTGATAACTCATGGAATTTATAA GTTCATGCGACATCCCGGCTATTGTGGTTATTTCATCACGGCTGCCGGGACTCAGGTTTTGCTCTGCAATCCCATATGCATAGTTCCTATTGTAGTTGGCACTTGGCAATTCTTTAGTTCTCGTATTCA ATATGAGGAATTGTTTTTGAGACAGTTCTTTGGGCCTCGATATGAAGAGTATTGTAATAGAGTTCCTTCTGGTCTTCCTTTTGTAAAGTGA
- the LOC120267058 gene encoding uncharacterized protein LOC120267058: MPPPPLPLPPQQSRINLSDLKSQIVKKLGPERSQHYFQHLNRLLSQKLSKSEFNKLCLSILGRENVALHNQLIRSILRNAYFSKVAPPVAHNRNIGKAVSDAGSNLSPAPMPPVWSNGDILSPSPRKSRSGIRRIKDRPTSLGPNTKVDASTHQSFVTSDEFVVRDNGELSPYGFKRSVQQQHHQAWNLEQPVKKQRTEKPLPNDQLSVHGDLVESAAVGDQEELELRNVMKSLKGTLQAPLGIPFCPASVGGARRSLPSNINVDTVSAISNYDTGELCKSEDLRTRMEKIAQVQGLGGVTLECANLLNNGLDAYLKQMIKSSLKLARARMRHELLMQPLYKQQPLGRPINGVWPGNYMHGQSSGGPLEGTNKGKNHCPISLQDFKVAMQLNPHQLGEDWPLLLEKICLHSFEE, encoded by the coding sequence ATGCCGCCACCTCCGCTGCCACTTCCACCGCAGCAATCACGGATCAATCTCAGTGATTTGAAATCGCAAATTGTGAAAAAGCTGGGCCCAGAGCGAAGTCAGCATTACTTTCAACACCTCAACCGATTGCTGTCTCAGAAGCTCAGCAAATCTGAATTCAACAAGCTTTGTCTTTCAATTCTTGGACGAGAGAATGTTGCCTTGCACAACCAGCTCATTAGGTCGATCCTCAGGAATGCATATTTTTCGAAAGTTGCTCCTCCGGTTGCTCATAACAGGAACATTGGGAAGGCTGTTAGTGATGCTGGATCGAATTTGTCTCCTGCTCCGATGCCGCCAGTTTGGTCAAATGGGGACATCTTATCTCCATCTCCACGCAAATCAAGGTCTGGTATTCGGAGGATCAAAGATCGGCCGACTTCTCTTGGGCCCAACACCAAGGTGGATGCTTCCACACACCAATCTTTTGTAACATCTGATGAGTTTGTTGTAAGGGACAATGGTGAATTGAGCCCTTATGGTTTTAAGAGATCAGTGCAGCAGCAGCATCATCAAGCTTGGAATTTAGAGCAGCCAGTAAAGAAACAGCGGACAGAGAAGCCTTTACCAAATGACCAGCTGTCTGTGCATGGTGATCTGGTTGAATCAGCGGCAGTTGGAGATCAGGAAGAATTGGAATTAAGAAATGTTATGAAATCCTTGAAAGGCACCCTCCAGGCTCCACTTGGAATTCCTTTTTGTCCTGCTAGTGTTGGTGGGGCACGAAGATCTTTGCCATCGAATATCAATGTTGATACTGTTAGTGCTATTTCCAACTACGATACTGGAGAATTATGTAAAAGTGAGGATTTGAGAACACGAATGGAGAAAATAGCACAAGTCCAAGGATTGGGAGGAGTGACTCTTGAATGTgctaatttattgaataatggTTTGGATGCTTATTTGAAGCAAATGATTAAGTCATCTCTTAAGCTTGCAAGAGCTAGAATGAGACATGAACTATTAATGCAACCTCTGTACAAACAGCAACCTCTTGGACGGCCAATCAATGGTGTCTGGCCAGGAAACTACATGCATGGACAAAGTAGTGGTGGGCCTTTGGAGGGAACAAACAAGGGGAAAAACCATTGTCCTATATCTCTGCAGGATTTTAAAGTGGCAATGCAACTAAATCCACACCAACTTGGGGAAGACTGGCCATTGTTACTTGAGAAAATATGTCTCCATTCATTTGAGGAATAA